A segment of the Thermoleophilaceae bacterium genome:
AGCGGCTGATTATGGCGGCTTCGTTCTGACGATTCGGGGACACGGCACGGGACATGAGCGCGCGGCTCATCGTCAGGTCAGGGCGGAGGCGCCGTTTCGGCGTCGCCGGGCTGCACGAGGCCGACCTCGTAGGCGAAGATGACGGCCTGGACGCGGTCACGCAGCGCGAGCTTCGTCAGCACGTTGCGCACGTGCGTCTTGGCGGTGGCGCCGCTGACGACCAGCTCCGCTGCGATTTCTGCGTTCGCGAGCCCCCTCGCGAGCAGCTTCAGGACCTCCCGCTCTCGGGTGGTGAGCGTCGCGAGGGCCGTTGACGACTCGTCGCGACGGGCGGGGAGCTGCGCGAATCTCTCCACCACCCGGCGGGTCACCGACGGGGCCAATACGGCTTCGCCCTCGGCGATCACATGGATCGCCGCTATGAGCTGCTCCGGGGAGGCGTCCTTGAGCAGAAAGCCGCTCGCTCCC
Coding sequences within it:
- a CDS encoding response regulator transcription factor, giving the protein MTIRVVIADDQSMVRAGFRSLLNDEPDIEVVGEAADGEQAVAAVRRFKPDVALMDIRMPNVDGLEATRRLIEGGSEARVLILTTFDLDEYVYEGLQVGASGFLLKDASPEQLIAAIHVIAEGEAVLAPSVTRRVVERFAQLPARRDESSTALATLTTREREVLKLLARGLANAEIAAELVVSGATAKTHVRNVLTKLALRDRVQAVIFAYEVGLVQPGDAETAPPP